The following proteins are encoded in a genomic region of [Eubacterium] hominis:
- a CDS encoding L-lactate dehydrogenase, whose protein sequence is MNIKKSKVVIIGAGNVGVSTAFCLVNQGICDEIALIDLNEEKVVGEVLDLTHCMEYMHRNVSVHAGTYDDCKDANIIVITASAPMPKDKNDRLIMLDSSKKIMKSIVGSIMKTGFDGHLIVVSNPVDIMSYYAYKLSGLPANQVIGSGTTLDTARLKCNIAKRIDVDPRSVNALVIGEHGDSEMIPWSTITIGGKDIYSVVHDNEDRIGKHPYDEIKEATIKGGWEIFNRKGNTCYGIAASTVGIIKTILYNENKILPVSTLLNGEYGETDLYISVPTIMDRSGAKEIVELRLNEQEMTEFKASCAHLRSFYKDLDI, encoded by the coding sequence ATGAATATCAAGAAAAGTAAAGTTGTGATCATCGGTGCTGGCAACGTTGGTGTCAGTACTGCATTCTGCCTTGTAAATCAGGGAATCTGTGATGAAATCGCATTAATCGATTTAAATGAAGAAAAAGTTGTAGGAGAAGTATTAGACTTAACACATTGCATGGAATACATGCATCGTAATGTAAGTGTACATGCTGGTACATATGATGATTGTAAAGATGCAAACATTATCGTCATTACAGCCAGTGCACCTATGCCAAAAGATAAAAATGATCGTTTGATTATGTTGGATTCTTCAAAGAAAATCATGAAATCTATTGTAGGAAGTATTATGAAAACCGGATTTGATGGGCATTTGATCGTTGTCAGCAATCCTGTGGATATCATGAGTTATTATGCTTATAAATTAAGTGGGCTGCCAGCTAATCAAGTAATTGGAAGTGGTACTACATTAGATACTGCACGTTTAAAATGTAATATCGCTAAACGTATTGATGTAGATCCTAGAAGTGTGAATGCCCTTGTAATTGGAGAACATGGAGATAGTGAAATGATTCCATGGAGTACGATAACCATTGGCGGTAAGGATATTTATAGTGTTGTGCATGACAATGAAGATCGTATTGGAAAACATCCTTATGATGAAATTAAAGAAGCAACCATCAAAGGTGGGTGGGAAATCTTTAATCGTAAAGGCAATACATGTTATGGCATTGCGGCATCAACGGTTGGTATTATCAAAACCATTTTATATAATGAAAACAAGATTCTGCCTGTATCCACATTATTGAATGGAGAATATGGAGAAACTGATTTATATATCAGCGTTCCTACCATCATGGATCGCAGTGGCGCAAAAGAAATTGTGGAATTACGTTTGAATGAACAGGAAATGACTGAATTTAAGGCATCTTGTGCACATCTTCGCTCTTTCTATAAAGATTTAGATATCTAG
- a CDS encoding GNAT family N-acetyltransferase — protein MILETKRLILRPWEESDAQDLYQYAKDPKVGPAAGWPVHTSVENSREIIKTALSAPDTYAVVLKESGKAVGSIGLMRKENSNLSIEDHEGEIGYWIGVPYWGMGLIPEAVRKMQEYAFEEVHMHTLWCAYYDGNEKSRRVMEKCGFTYHHSVENVSCPLIHEVRTEHVMCLRKEDWLKRA, from the coding sequence ATGATATTAGAAACAAAACGTTTAATATTACGGCCATGGGAAGAAAGTGACGCACAGGATTTATATCAATACGCAAAAGATCCAAAAGTTGGTCCTGCGGCAGGATGGCCGGTGCATACGAGTGTGGAAAACAGTAGAGAAATCATAAAAACGGCACTATCTGCGCCAGATACGTATGCCGTTGTCTTGAAAGAAAGTGGAAAAGCAGTTGGAAGCATCGGTTTGATGAGAAAAGAAAACAGTAATTTGAGCATTGAGGATCATGAAGGCGAAATTGGTTATTGGATTGGTGTTCCTTATTGGGGAATGGGGCTGATACCGGAAGCCGTTAGAAAAATGCAGGAATATGCGTTTGAAGAAGTTCATATGCATACACTGTGGTGTGCTTATTATGATGGAAATGAAAAATCACGACGGGTTATGGAAAAATGTGGATTTACATATCACCACAGCGTGGAGAATGTTTCTTGTCCATTGATTCATGAGGTAAGAACTGAGCATGTGATGTGCTTACGTAAAGAAGACTGGTTGAAAAGAGCTTAA
- a CDS encoding ABC transporter permease → MKKIYRHVKFYIKTSLKSIRRHIGMTLSAAMAVSITLILISMFMLIGDNLKTFTYHIEKQLTIRVSIDNVATQKEKEALMADIKKMDGVKKVTFSSGKKELEEYKKEYKDSNHLFDMYDGKSSPIRDALIVDMENANQIDAACKEISTKKNVISADYGGDHTDEMISVFASIRSGSMIFIVFLVLIAALLIGNKIKMSIYTRREEIAVMRNVGASNWFIKAPMMLEGMLIGFFGSIIPVVLTIFGYQYLYQVFHGVFLSDMFQLQAVYPMTIQISLILIGIGMVVGLVGSFLSTTKYLRWKR, encoded by the coding sequence ATGAAGAAAATATATCGACATGTAAAATTTTATATCAAAACATCCTTAAAAAGCATACGCCGTCATATTGGCATGACTTTATCAGCTGCCATGGCAGTTTCTATTACACTGATTTTGATTTCGATGTTTATGCTGATTGGGGATAATTTAAAAACATTTACCTATCACATTGAAAAGCAATTAACGATTCGTGTCAGTATTGATAATGTTGCGACCCAAAAAGAAAAAGAGGCCTTAATGGCAGATATCAAAAAGATGGATGGTGTAAAAAAAGTTACCTTTAGCAGTGGAAAAAAAGAATTGGAAGAGTATAAGAAAGAATATAAAGATTCCAATCATTTGTTTGATATGTATGATGGGAAAAGCAGTCCTATTCGTGATGCACTTATTGTAGATATGGAAAATGCCAATCAAATCGATGCCGCATGTAAAGAAATATCCACAAAGAAGAATGTAATTTCAGCGGATTATGGAGGAGATCATACAGATGAGATGATTTCTGTATTTGCTTCTATTCGATCTGGTAGTATGATTTTTATCGTATTTTTGGTATTGATTGCGGCTTTACTAATTGGCAATAAGATCAAAATGAGTATTTATACAAGAAGAGAAGAAATTGCCGTGATGCGTAATGTGGGTGCCAGCAACTGGTTTATCAAAGCACCAATGATGCTGGAAGGTATGTTGATTGGATTTTTTGGTTCTATCATACCTGTCGTATTAACGATATTTGGATATCAATATTTATATCAGGTGTTCCATGGTGTATTTTTAAGCGATATGTTTCAATTACAGGCGGTATATCCTATGACAATTCAGATATCTTTGATATTGATAGGCATAGGTATGGTCGTTGGACTTGTGGGAAGTTTTTTATCCACAACAAAATATCTACGTTGGAAACGTTAG
- a CDS encoding DUF4064 domain-containing protein, with product MFNRKKERILGLIGALLAAALIGFTLYLCIQITLEPGKYDEIGIHFTSSDIQAMYMMYIPAFIASIISAFAALNTDKNPKICGIIMIVTAIIIIFSNIINIISFILLMCAGVMCLVRKEKKSFI from the coding sequence ATGTTCAACAGAAAAAAAGAAAGGATTTTAGGCCTGATTGGTGCCCTGCTTGCGGCAGCATTGATAGGTTTTACTTTGTATTTATGCATTCAGATCACATTGGAGCCTGGTAAATATGATGAAATCGGTATCCATTTCACAAGCAGCGATATTCAAGCGATGTATATGATGTATATTCCTGCCTTTATCGCATCAATTATTTCAGCTTTCGCAGCACTGAATACAGATAAAAACCCTAAAATCTGCGGCATTATCATGATTGTAACGGCAATTATCATTATATTTTCCAACATCATCAATATCATCAGCTTTATCTTATTGATGTGTGCAGGCGTCATGTGTCTTGTTCGCAAAGAAAAGAAATCATTTATTTAG